In a single window of the Olivibacter sp. SDN3 genome:
- a CDS encoding branched-chain amino acid aminotransferase, with amino-acid sequence MGNPYNIAVELTQNSHLGQVDFNNLKFGQILSDHMLVADYDDGEWKDIKIVPYANISISPATSALHYGQAIFEGIKAYKFSDGQVSIFRPDKNFERFNRSAARLEMPTLPKEIFIDGLKKLIAIDQAFVPSNAGASLYIRPFMFATEAALGVHPSKSYKFIIITGPVGAYYNKPLRVKVETHFTRAAAGGVGFSKNAGNYALALHPTRLAQEEGFDQLIWTDAKEHKFIEEAGTANLVFMLGDTLITPGSETVLQGVTRHSIMDIAKSWGIKTETRDVSVEELIRGIEDGSVTEAFAAGTAATLTPISEIGFEGKIYKLSDPETRPFSKKVVNYLNDLRYGKIEDAFGWNFLV; translated from the coding sequence GTGGGAAATCCTTATAACATCGCAGTAGAGTTAACGCAAAACTCTCATTTAGGGCAGGTTGACTTTAACAACCTTAAGTTCGGACAGATTTTATCTGACCACATGTTGGTTGCAGATTATGATGATGGCGAATGGAAGGATATCAAAATTGTTCCTTACGCAAATATCAGCATTAGCCCTGCTACATCAGCCCTACACTATGGGCAAGCGATATTTGAAGGTATTAAAGCTTACAAGTTTTCCGACGGTCAAGTAAGTATCTTCAGGCCGGACAAAAATTTCGAAAGGTTCAACAGGTCTGCGGCGCGCCTGGAGATGCCTACATTGCCAAAAGAGATTTTCATCGACGGACTAAAAAAATTGATAGCTATCGATCAGGCTTTTGTTCCTTCAAATGCGGGAGCATCGTTATATATTAGACCCTTCATGTTTGCAACGGAAGCAGCCTTGGGCGTCCATCCATCAAAATCTTATAAATTCATCATTATTACCGGTCCCGTTGGTGCTTATTACAATAAACCTTTGCGGGTAAAAGTGGAAACGCACTTTACACGCGCCGCCGCAGGTGGAGTTGGTTTTTCGAAAAATGCCGGAAACTACGCGTTAGCGTTACACCCAACGCGACTAGCACAGGAGGAAGGCTTTGATCAGCTCATTTGGACGGATGCAAAAGAACATAAATTCATTGAAGAAGCAGGCACAGCCAATCTCGTATTTATGTTGGGAGACACCTTAATTACTCCTGGATCTGAAACAGTCTTGCAAGGAGTGACGCGACACAGCATTATGGATATTGCTAAAAGCTGGGGAATCAAGACAGAAACCAGGGATGTTAGTGTGGAAGAATTAATACGTGGCATAGAAGACGGTTCTGTAACTGAGGCTTTCGCCGCTGGAACCGCTGCGACATTAACCCCCATTTCTGAAATCGGCTTTGAAGGCAAAATCTATAAATTAAGTGATCCTGAAACTCGCCCATTCTCTAAAAAAGTGGTAAACTATCTGAACGATCTTCGATACGGTAAAATAGAAGACGCTTTCGGCTGGAACTTTCTGGTGTAA